CCCCTGAACAGTTGCCCCTCGAgtgttgccacgcccacaaagcGTCCGGTAacgttttgaattttttttttgttttttaataaacttGGGCCAGGACCAAAAGCGGAGCACTGACACTTGACATCATTCGTCTACCGTCGAGAGCCAGCGAATGTTTCGCTATGCGCCAcacatacccacacacacacgcaaacacacacacacacacacacacacacacacacacacacgcaaacacacacacacaaacatacgcATACGGAGCACTTGTAAAAACTTCCGGCAACGCCTTTTAAATTGGCCCGCCGGAAAAAGTTACTGCTAGTTGGCggcaaatttgcaaatttgcaacatcgcaaaattAGTGtgcattatatttatttcaatttttgcagtttttacttatttttttttgcgggcCGTTGACCTTTGCCCTCTGTTCGAGCAATCGACAAAGGCTGAAACTTTATTGCCAGTGTATTGACGGACTGCCAGAGGGGCCAAGTGCATTGCAAAAAACGAGGCACGAGCCGAggaccaaaaccaaaacccaaaactaatttcaaaatacaaaaacaaatttgagcTTGGAATTGAATTTGCGGTTGCGGCTGTCTGACACTTTCTCTGTCTATCCATCCGTCCATTCGTCCATCCAAAGGCAAAGCTTCTGTCTCTTAACTGTGGATAGCTTTGTCTTaattttttctgctgctgataTTTTCGTTTAGTTTCTAGCTATAAAAtagctaaaataaaatgctgaaAATTTATTCGCAACTTCTCTCAAATATTCTTCGCTTTTGCTGTTTGACCTCTAATTTCTAGATTATATTCGTGGCATGTTCTTGTTGGAGGGTATTTGATAGTTGTGTATACCCCGGCACGAATATAAAaggaaaattcaattaagtgccccaaaatgaattttaattcaTTAATTGTGTACTTGATTCAGCTGCGCTCAGCTGTGATGCTTGAACCAGCGACCTTCAACCTGACATCGATGCTTTGACGACAGCATCTCAAAAAGCTTGACAAGTCCCAAATTCATAGTGCTTAGTTCGCAGCTCGCAGTTCTCAGTTGTTGGCGGGTGGCTCGAGTTTCGTTCCGCAGCCGATTTTCTTTCGTTGGGCGCTTCGTTGACAGCCAAAATAACCGCAGTCCGTCCATTTGCAGTGCATAAAATTTGAGCGTAGATTCTTCGACCGAAAACCGCCATTAAAATAACTTTTCAACTTTCGAGGTGAGGATGGGCTGGACTGGGCTGaactgggctgggctgggctgagCTGGGCGGATCGAGTGGGTCGGGCTTGGGAGTCTCTTGGCCGGAGCCTGGCCAAGTGGCAGACGGGCACTGAGTCGCGCTCTGAATGGCCAGCGGCGTGGCAACTTTTCAAATTTAGCCGCTCGGAAAGAACTCAACGCGCAAAACACGTAAAGCTCCCAGCCCCCAGCCTCCAGCTCCTTGCCCAGTCTCCACACTTGCCCCCTCCCCATTTCACACGCGGTGTATACAAAATGCTCGGCGCGCTTTTGTTccagttttttgttgttgttgcacttatGGCATGGGCGCAATCAAGTTAGAGTACTGCAATCGGTAGTGCcggactagaagataccctggaGTCACACCAATATACACAGACAGACGGGTAGCCGTACAGCGGGACGAAGCAGACTTTATCGAGCCAGCTCGTCGAccttatcaagaatatatttactttgtggttttacataaatttgcccaaaatcatTTGAGCcttttttgcacatttttaatgagttcaggCTCTGAAAAAtgaatacaattaaataaatagaattatttaatacaaaattGGGCACAAAGCAggccaaattaatttcaaggCACATTTTAGTTTACTTTTAGCTGAGGTTTTGGAGAATTCGATCCGCGATTagtcaaagttttttttttttttaagaataaaTGACGTGAGCCTGCGTTGTTGAGATGTTCAGGCATTGTATATACGAGCAGCAGGTCCAAAAGCAattcttaatttttgaaaGCTGATAGACAGCACAAAGTAGACGATTCGAATCCCCATTGAGAATAGGTGAAAGATGAAAGAAGCTTGCTGGTAATTTCCTCCAGTCGATGTTAAATGCTTTTTCCGAGCTGAACTTTCTTGGTTTTAATTGCCGGTTCAACgtcaattttcaattcaattattcCTGTGAACTAAAAAGCCGACTCACATAAAATTGCTTTCAATTTTATCTAGTCTATGTtaaatacagggtatctgagTGTCGAGTGTTTTGCAGAGTTGAACTTGTTGActttaatcaatttgacagTTGTTTCTAGAGACGGGAAGAGCTCATTGTTCGAATTCTTAAGCCATTCAACAGTTGAGCGTCGTAATTGTTAAGTCAGCGCACacctacacacctacacacctacacacaccaATACAGGCATACACTTGAACACACTTTGGCGACTTCCGCTTAAAACTTCATACACACTTTTCTCCATTAAGTTCTTTTAAGTTCTTCATCTCGTTTGgctttactttttgttttgcgctcGTCGTGTTGCCTGCTCTTAGCTCTAATTACTTGATGTACGTCTTCTATTGCATGTTACGTGGTTTAGTTCTACgagacaataaaaaaaataaagaaaatggaTACCAAAATGGATGCGCGTGGCCAGGGCCAGAGTCAATTTCCGGCTTCGTTTCCGGATACGTTTAagaatttctttgaattgaTGAATGAAGATGAGGATCACTGCGAACTCTTTGCCAATCTGCTGGAGGATAAGGTATAGCCTAGCCTCTGAGACCTCTCAATTCCTGCACAAACCCCGACCCACCCCCTGCCCCCGCTCGTTGTGTCAATATTGATGTCGCAACGTGTCTTGCACTTGCATCTCgtattgaaatttgtttctCTTCCATTTTACCACTGCATCTTCCAGGTAATTCCACGCAACAGTATAACAATGAATGCCCAGCGGCAACGCTGCGGCGGTAGCCTACGTAGCCACCATGTTGGCCGTTCCAATTCCCATTTTCAGCAGGCGCCATCGCAGCGTCGACAACAGATTCTTTTACAGGGGGGACCTCCCCGCAGCCGTAGCGGCAGCAGTGGTGACATGACATTAACGATGACCATGACCATGGCTGACGGTCAGTCATCATCTGTTGTCAGCCCTGGAAATGGTCATCGGTTCATGGAATACACCGGGGGTCGTTCCGCTTCTTATCGCTTGAATCGTGCGCGTCGCAGCTCTCTGAGCTCCAGCGCAACCGGCATTAATCGCGTTGGTTTCTGTGGACTTGGCTCCACCAGCTGCTcgagcagtagcagcagcttAATTAATGTGGACGACGAGCCAGTGCATCACGTCCAcagccatcatcatcatcgtcgtcacCATAGGTGCCGCAGTTGCAGCGGCTCGCTGCACAATTGCAGCCACGGTCTCTGTACCCATTCGCAGCCACACTCTTCCGAGCGCAGGTCGTCGACACACCTGGGCTCGGATGTCCAGCAGGAATGCAGCCTGGACCCAACTAACGCCAATCTATCTCAACagccactgcagcagcagcaaacgcaacagcaacaaatgcaacagcaacaaatgcaacagcaagaaatgcaacagcaacaaatgcaacagcaacaaatgcaacagcaacaaatgcaacagcaacaaattcaacagcaacaaattcaacagcaacaaatgcaacagcaacaaatgcaacagcaacagctgcagcagcaacagctgcagcagcagcagctgcagcagcagcaactgcaacagcagcaacagcaacaaatgcaacagcaacaaatgcagctgcaacaccagcaacaacaacagaatcTCGAACTTgacatgcagcagcagctgcaacacttGCGTCTCGGCCCCGATGGGGAGGACAACTCTGTCGGCCGTTTGGCGAGCAACTTTATCATACCTCGACGCTTGTCCGACAGCGCCAGAGATCGACCGCCGCCGCGCCACTCGATCATCCTCGAGCGGGCCTTTGATTTTGGTAAGTGTCCAAAACGACTTTACTTTTGACCATATCTCCATAAAATAGGGTCtttcctgactgactgattgactgactgacttaccGATTGAATGATATTGCATACATCAAAAGGAAAGGCCTTTGATTTtgtgaaaatcgcatagaaaggcgatattaaaaaaaaagaaggtgCAACTAAGTTAAATTGAAACAGAAGATATGAAAATGAGCGAATGAGGAACGAAGGTAAGAGTAAGAGGAGGGAGAGATTGAAGGGagtggagagagagagaggatcCGTTTTAA
This window of the Drosophila virilis strain 15010-1051.87 chromosome X, Dvir_AGI_RSII-ME, whole genome shotgun sequence genome carries:
- the LOC6634720 gene encoding bromodomain-containing protein DDB_G0280777 isoform X5, whose translation is MDTKMDARGQGQSQFPASFPDTFKNFFELMNEDEDHCELFANLLEDKVIPRNSITMNAQRQRCGGSLRSHHVGRSNSHFQQAPSQRRQQILLQGGPPRSRSGSSGDMTLTMTMTMADGQSSSVVSPGNGHRFMEYTGGRSASYRLNRARRSSLSSSATGINRVGFCGLGSTSCSSSSSSLINVDDEPVHHVHSHHHHRRHHRCRSCSGSLHNCSHGLCTHSQPHSSERRSSTHLGSDVQQECSLDPTNANLSQQPLQQQQTQQQQMQQQQMQQQEMQQQQMQQQQMQQQQMQQQQIQQQQIQQQQMQQQQMQQQQLQQQQLQQQQLQQQQLQQQQQQQMQQQQMQLQHQQQQQNLELDMQQQLQHLRLGPDGEDNSVGRLASNFIIPRRLSDSARDRPPPRHSIILERAFDFDTSCDESDIPSCSTPGPVPSPAPHQLAYNVLKPILKQPQPQPQQQQQLMQHQHLQQQHLQQQHLQQQHLQQQHLQQQHLQQHHLQQQHLQHQQQMHPMQPQQYSPLPQHSQLPQPPPYSQLPQFPQHSQQIMPQHPSTSGYGHVHRLLPTPPTHGGLGAYHTRESALQRVQQQSGMGSHGNLYGNAPSGSSTSSMPPYGYNVQQPQQPHLAAGYNMPYNWEREQEQEWELEQEQEQEWTDEPSTSTQATRSSYGDYLNALPGSGPPGPGLAPGSSRPSMRAQMSPILNRRRSSTIAANSMLLQADPGHGRNSIAGAEDQQRGVHSNNTRAPQLSLPTAQPKHWQCKQQ